In one Fibrobacter sp. genomic region, the following are encoded:
- the purD gene encoding phosphoribosylamine--glycine ligase produces MNILVVGSGGREHAIALAVKKSPMCDSLICAPGNPGMANLGKCIPVDVADPKAIADLAVANNIDLAIIGPEIPLVAGVVDEFRARGLRAFGPTAGAAALEGSKAFSKDIMKKYNVPTAAFETFTDLASAKKFLAEHPAPIVVKASGLAAGKGAIVCMTDKEANDAVEEMLGEKAVFGESGKTVVIEEFMDGEEASIFVVSDGKDYTILSSAQDHKRVFDDDKGPNTGGMGAYSPAPVVTDALLDEVKKTIIEPTLKGMAAEGKPYTGVLYVGIMVTSKGPKVVEYNCRLGDPECQIVLPLYDGDVLALFDAAEKGELAKLGAPKAPKGSAAIVVLASAGYPGSYEKGKVVTGIEEAEKNGAQVLHAGTKMADGKLVTNGGRVFGVVGHGATLREALDVAYAACEKVEFEGKFYRKDIGKKGLARCK; encoded by the coding sequence ATGAATATTCTCGTTGTCGGTAGCGGTGGCCGTGAACACGCCATTGCCCTCGCTGTAAAGAAGTCTCCCATGTGCGACTCCCTCATTTGCGCTCCGGGTAACCCGGGTATGGCAAACCTCGGCAAGTGCATCCCCGTAGATGTGGCCGACCCCAAGGCTATTGCCGACCTCGCTGTTGCCAACAACATTGACCTGGCCATCATTGGACCGGAAATTCCGCTGGTGGCTGGCGTGGTTGACGAATTCCGTGCTCGCGGTCTCCGTGCCTTCGGTCCTACCGCAGGCGCTGCAGCTCTTGAAGGCTCCAAGGCTTTCAGCAAGGACATCATGAAGAAGTACAATGTCCCCACCGCTGCATTTGAAACCTTTACTGACCTGGCTTCTGCAAAGAAGTTCCTGGCCGAACATCCCGCTCCCATCGTGGTGAAGGCTTCTGGCCTTGCCGCTGGTAAGGGCGCCATCGTCTGCATGACCGACAAGGAAGCAAACGACGCCGTCGAAGAAATGCTGGGCGAAAAGGCAGTCTTTGGCGAATCCGGCAAGACTGTGGTGATTGAAGAATTCATGGATGGCGAAGAAGCCTCCATCTTTGTCGTTTCCGACGGTAAGGATTACACCATCCTCTCTTCCGCTCAGGACCACAAGCGCGTCTTCGACGACGACAAGGGCCCCAACACCGGTGGAATGGGTGCATACTCTCCGGCTCCGGTTGTTACCGACGCTCTGCTGGATGAAGTCAAGAAGACTATTATCGAACCGACCCTCAAGGGTATGGCTGCCGAAGGCAAACCCTATACTGGCGTTCTCTACGTCGGTATCATGGTGACCTCCAAGGGCCCCAAGGTTGTGGAATACAACTGCCGTCTCGGTGACCCGGAATGCCAGATTGTGCTTCCGCTTTACGACGGTGACGTTCTTGCTTTGTTCGATGCTGCTGAAAAGGGCGAACTGGCAAAGCTGGGCGCTCCCAAGGCTCCTAAGGGTTCCGCTGCAATCGTGGTTCTCGCAAGTGCCGGCTATCCGGGCTCCTATGAAAAGGGCAAGGTGGTTACCGGTATTGAAGAAGCCGAAAAGAATGGCGCTCAGGTTCTCCACGCCGGTACCAAGATGGCCGATGGCAAGCTGGTCACCAACGGTGGTCGCGTGTTCGGCGTCGTAGGTCATGGCGCAACTCTTCGCGAAGCTCTGGACGTTGCATACGCCGCTTGCGAAAAGGTTGAATTCGAAGGTAAGTTCTATCGTAAGGACATTGGTAAGAAGGGTCTCGCAAGATGCAAGTAG
- the purE gene encoding 5-(carboxyamino)imidazole ribonucleotide mutase, whose translation MQVENAKVGIVAGSKSDQEVVDKITAVLDSFGIKWEFNIYSAHRTPNATAKYAKEAADRGLQVIIGVAGLAAALPGVLAAHTILPVIGLPCAGGPLNGVDALHSIVQMPGGIPVATVGIGNGKNAGYLAAHIVALSDPEVKAKLIKYRKDLGDIEG comes from the coding sequence ATGCAAGTAGAAAATGCAAAAGTTGGTATTGTCGCTGGTAGCAAGAGCGACCAGGAAGTTGTAGATAAGATCACCGCTGTGCTGGATAGCTTCGGCATCAAGTGGGAATTCAATATCTATTCCGCACACCGCACTCCTAACGCAACTGCAAAGTATGCCAAGGAAGCTGCCGATCGCGGTCTTCAGGTCATCATCGGTGTTGCAGGTCTCGCTGCCGCTCTTCCGGGCGTGCTGGCTGCGCACACCATCCTTCCGGTAATCGGTCTGCCCTGCGCAGGTGGCCCGCTGAACGGTGTGGATGCTCTCCACTCCATCGTCCAGATGCCGGGTGGCATTCCGGTGGCAACCGTGGGTATCGGTAACGGCAAGAACGCAGGCTATCTGGCTGCTCACATTGTTGCACTCTCCGATCCGGAAGTCAAGGCTAAGCTCATCAAGTACCGCAAGGACTTGGGCGACATCGAAGGATAA
- a CDS encoding DUF3108 domain-containing protein, which produces MSIFSRFTFHRLLAAVLAAVFLTMVLPVNVLAGEPNLPVVEAPWMKGERLEFKLSWGPITAGTATLEVKQAPDGKTEFYTMAHDQGTFKRIYPVADTIYTRVRNKGLMTEVFRKTLHEGSYHNKSVIRFDRKGEKAWLSDTVFTDPVKRKVKRSADTVVAINGMEHSIMSAFYLVRTMPLTVGETSKFSAVSGKKRYELKVVTHGREKLKTVLGEVNTVKVEPVLDGDGIFVSKGRIFIWLTDDERRIPVLMECEIALGSIKAKLISAK; this is translated from the coding sequence ATGTCAATTTTCTCTCGGTTCACGTTTCATCGCTTGCTTGCCGCAGTCCTTGCGGCGGTTTTTTTGACTATGGTGCTGCCGGTAAACGTACTGGCAGGTGAGCCTAATCTTCCTGTGGTGGAAGCGCCATGGATGAAAGGGGAACGCCTTGAGTTCAAATTGAGCTGGGGTCCCATAACGGCTGGCACCGCCACCTTGGAAGTGAAGCAGGCTCCCGACGGAAAAACGGAATTCTACACCATGGCCCATGACCAGGGAACCTTCAAAAGGATTTACCCGGTGGCTGACACGATTTATACCCGAGTCCGCAACAAGGGCCTGATGACCGAAGTTTTCCGAAAGACCCTTCACGAGGGTAGCTACCACAACAAGTCTGTCATCCGTTTTGATCGAAAGGGCGAAAAGGCCTGGCTTTCCGATACGGTGTTTACCGATCCGGTGAAACGCAAGGTAAAGCGTTCTGCAGATACGGTGGTCGCCATCAATGGCATGGAACATAGTATCATGTCCGCCTTCTACCTGGTGCGAACCATGCCTCTGACTGTGGGGGAGACTTCCAAGTTCTCCGCAGTCAGTGGGAAAAAGCGTTATGAACTGAAAGTCGTTACCCACGGCCGTGAAAAATTGAAGACGGTGCTGGGGGAGGTGAATACGGTGAAGGTGGAACCGGTACTGGATGGCGATGGAATTTTCGTGTCCAAGGGCCGAATTTTCATCTGGTTGACCGACGATGAACGTAGAATCCCTGTGCTCATGGAGTGTGAAATTGCCCTCGGTTCCATCAAAGCCAAGCTAATTTCCGCAAAATAA
- the rimO gene encoding 30S ribosomal protein S12 methylthiotransferase RimO: MATKKPKIFVVHLGCSKNQVDAERLVGEMLSAGFQTTETASKADFILVNTCGFIEAAKEESINAILAQVKGKKAKQKLIVAGCLSKRYAEELEKEIPEVDYWVGTYKPGELLKKMGIDQPAGCNPDKLPRLNLGGLPHHAYLKIAEGCNRRCAYCAIPNIRGLQKSTPIEDLVKEAKELEAQGIKELTLIAQDTTYFGREKKNKSETLTNLLKAILAETNIPWIRMLYWYPAFIDDELLDLMAKEPRLVKYIDMPIQHSSDSVLKNMLRKYTRKELVDILRRIRTKLPDVTLRTTVLVGFPGETHEDFEDLMDLLQEIKFEHLGGFVFSPEEGTPVMSMKKLAPVDESEARARLDAITEFQEELAAQYAEDMIGKTVTVILDEVAEESEYHFYGRTEGNSLDTDDIVKVLEGDGEVGEFRKALVVDAEPHELIVRLL, translated from the coding sequence ATGGCTACAAAAAAACCTAAGATTTTCGTTGTCCACCTGGGTTGCTCCAAGAACCAGGTCGACGCAGAACGCCTCGTTGGAGAAATGTTGAGCGCCGGTTTCCAGACCACCGAAACCGCCTCCAAGGCAGACTTCATCCTGGTAAACACCTGCGGCTTTATCGAAGCCGCCAAGGAAGAATCCATCAATGCGATTCTCGCCCAGGTGAAGGGCAAGAAGGCCAAGCAGAAGCTTATCGTGGCCGGTTGCCTTAGCAAGCGCTACGCCGAGGAACTGGAAAAGGAAATTCCCGAAGTAGATTACTGGGTTGGCACCTACAAGCCCGGTGAACTCCTGAAGAAGATGGGCATTGACCAGCCCGCAGGTTGCAATCCGGATAAGTTGCCCCGATTGAACTTGGGCGGCCTTCCCCACCATGCCTACCTGAAGATTGCCGAAGGTTGCAACCGCCGTTGCGCCTATTGCGCCATTCCCAATATCCGCGGTCTCCAGAAATCCACTCCCATCGAGGACCTGGTGAAGGAAGCCAAGGAACTGGAAGCCCAGGGCATCAAGGAACTGACCTTGATTGCACAGGACACCACCTACTTCGGCCGCGAAAAGAAGAACAAGAGCGAGACCCTCACCAACTTGCTGAAGGCCATTCTCGCCGAAACCAATATTCCCTGGATCCGCATGCTGTACTGGTACCCCGCATTCATCGATGATGAACTGCTGGACCTGATGGCAAAGGAACCCCGTCTGGTGAAGTACATCGACATGCCCATCCAGCACAGCAGCGACAGCGTTCTGAAGAACATGCTCCGCAAGTACACCCGCAAGGAACTCGTCGACATTTTGCGCAGGATCCGTACCAAGCTGCCCGACGTTACCCTCCGCACCACAGTGCTGGTAGGTTTCCCCGGTGAAACCCACGAAGACTTCGAAGACCTGATGGACTTGCTTCAGGAAATCAAGTTCGAACATCTGGGCGGCTTTGTGTTCAGCCCCGAAGAAGGCACTCCCGTAATGTCCATGAAGAAACTGGCCCCCGTAGACGAAAGCGAAGCCCGTGCCCGCTTGGACGCCATCACTGAATTCCAGGAAGAACTTGCTGCTCAGTATGCCGAAGATATGATTGGCAAGACTGTTACCGTCATCCTGGACGAAGTGGCAGAAGAAAGCGAATACCATTTCTATGGTCGTACCGAAGGCAACTCTCTGGATACCGACGACATCGTGAAAGTCCTTGAAGGCGACGGCGAAGTGGGCGAATTCAGGAAGGCCCTGGTTGTCGATGCCGAACCTCACGAATTGATTGTCCGCCTGCTTTAA
- a CDS encoding SPOR domain-containing protein, with product MKSFSALSLGSLALACSLFMACNEEEDLVPQMEPAKPAAQAAAPAAKPAPAPAAEAAAPAAEEAKAADEPQLVPIQSLSASKDEAVKEEVPAAKAPIANGDGQLDKGDYVIQVSIQASKKAADAIVKKLAENNVKAYIASVENPGELEGTYYRIRVGYFASSADAQNYGKQTLNPLNYAWWVDKTKNDEVGNPGGGESSSYSNSASYSSNTASNGSWDDDEEEEEEVVEIPASKSAPAAAPAPKAEPAPAPAPKAEPAPAPAPAPAPAPEAKPAPAAPAAPAAPAPAEDFEDDWE from the coding sequence ATGAAATCCTTTTCAGCTTTATCTTTAGGCTCCCTCGCCCTGGCCTGTTCCTTGTTCATGGCCTGTAACGAAGAAGAAGACCTGGTTCCGCAGATGGAACCTGCAAAACCGGCCGCCCAGGCAGCAGCTCCCGCCGCAAAGCCGGCTCCCGCACCCGCAGCCGAAGCAGCAGCTCCTGCAGCAGAAGAAGCAAAGGCAGCAGACGAACCGCAGCTGGTTCCCATCCAGTCTCTTTCCGCATCCAAGGACGAAGCCGTCAAGGAAGAAGTCCCGGCAGCCAAGGCTCCCATCGCAAATGGCGACGGTCAGTTGGACAAGGGCGACTATGTAATCCAGGTTAGCATCCAGGCTTCCAAGAAGGCTGCAGACGCTATCGTGAAGAAATTGGCAGAAAACAACGTGAAGGCCTACATCGCATCCGTAGAAAACCCGGGTGAACTGGAAGGCACCTACTACCGTATCCGCGTTGGCTACTTCGCAAGCTCCGCAGACGCCCAGAACTACGGTAAGCAGACTTTGAACCCGCTGAACTACGCTTGGTGGGTGGACAAGACCAAGAACGACGAAGTCGGCAATCCTGGTGGTGGCGAAAGCAGTTCCTATAGCAACAGCGCATCCTACAGCAGCAACACCGCTTCTAACGGTAGCTGGGACGATGACGAAGAAGAGGAAGAAGAAGTCGTAGAAATTCCGGCTTCCAAGTCCGCACCTGCAGCAGCTCCTGCACCTAAGGCAGAACCTGCACCGGCTCCCGCACCCAAGGCAGAGCCCGCCCCGGCACCGGCACCTGCTCCGGCCCCCGCTCCCGAAGCTAAGCCAGCTCCCGCAGCTCCGGCAGCACCCGCTGCCCCGGCTCCCGCAGAAGACTTCGAAGACGATTGGGAATAA
- the rpsU gene encoding 30S ribosomal protein S21: MIGVIVKSNEPFERALKRFTKSCEKNGIISDVKKRQRFEKPSEEKKRIETAARRKRLKEIADQNRKRLY, from the coding sequence GTGATCGGCGTTATTGTTAAGTCCAACGAACCTTTCGAACGCGCTCTCAAGCGTTTCACCAAGTCTTGCGAAAAGAACGGCATCATTTCCGATGTCAAGAAGCGTCAGCGCTTCGAAAAGCCTTCTGAAGAAAAGAAGCGCATCGAAACTGCTGCTCGTCGCAAGCGCTTGAAGGAAATTGCTGACCAGAACCGTAAGCGTCTGTACTAA
- a CDS encoding GatB/YqeY domain-containing protein, producing the protein MASALLTRILDDVKASMKAHDSETLSVLRTLHSDIKNEAMKSGATPAQITESITDEMCVDVLAKSVKQKQEAIEILKKGGFMDKIPAEEAVIAIYKKYMPAEMTEDEVKALIAEIKAATGATSPKDMGKIMKELQPKVKGRFDGKRVSALVQEALK; encoded by the coding sequence ATGGCAAGTGCACTGCTTACTCGTATTCTTGACGATGTCAAAGCCTCTATGAAGGCTCACGATTCCGAAACCCTCAGCGTTCTTCGTACCCTTCATTCTGATATCAAGAACGAAGCTATGAAGTCCGGTGCAACCCCCGCCCAGATTACCGAATCCATCACAGATGAAATGTGCGTGGATGTCTTGGCTAAGAGCGTGAAGCAAAAGCAGGAAGCTATCGAAATTCTCAAGAAGGGTGGCTTCATGGACAAGATTCCGGCTGAAGAAGCTGTCATCGCCATCTACAAGAAGTACATGCCTGCCGAAATGACCGAAGACGAAGTCAAGGCTTTGATTGCTGAAATCAAGGCTGCAACTGGCGCTACCTCTCCCAAGGACATGGGCAAGATCATGAAGGAACTTCAGCCCAAGGTGAAGGGTCGTTTCGATGGCAAGCGCGTCAGCGCCCTGGTCCAGGAAGCCCTCAAGTAA
- a CDS encoding sigma 54-interacting transcriptional regulator gives MPQGEQSKIQELELLYKISSILNQSLDFENVAHPILEVLESTMGVQHATLTLYNRHTGEISIEIAEGLSSRQARKGRYKVGEGVTGKVVETGKPVIIPSVGKDPNFLDRTGRGKDENRAFLCVPVIMEHEVIGALSADVQDPVETELPEKLRLLEIIAQMLAGAVKLRRQAREENEILKAENERLTMELKDRFQPDNIIGRSSEMQRVYAQIDQVSKNPLPVLIVGEVGTGKGLVAEAIHYRSDRNTHPYIRVHCASMPESVLDRELFGSERGALVGVLTETPGRVEQADGGTLFLDEVAELSPNLQVKLLRLLQDGEMERVGARFSKKVNVRIIAATTKNLQQMVAEGTFREDLYYQLHISPIYVPALHNRKTDIVLLADHFVEHYCRIVGKNVRRLARTTINMLMSYPWPGNVRELENAIERAVLVTDEDVIYPHHFPTTLQTAETSGTQVSGNLKLMVEAYERDIICDALKSSKGKMAAAARSLSTTPRILTYKIKQLGIDLAGFGK, from the coding sequence ATGCCTCAAGGCGAACAAAGTAAAATTCAAGAATTGGAGCTGCTCTACAAGATTAGCTCCATTTTGAACCAGAGTCTAGATTTTGAGAATGTGGCTCATCCCATTCTCGAGGTGTTGGAATCTACCATGGGTGTGCAGCATGCCACCCTTACTTTGTATAATCGCCACACCGGCGAAATCTCCATTGAAATTGCAGAAGGTTTGTCCAGCCGCCAGGCCCGTAAGGGCCGTTACAAGGTGGGCGAAGGTGTCACTGGTAAGGTGGTGGAAACCGGTAAGCCGGTCATCATTCCCTCTGTGGGAAAAGACCCCAACTTCTTGGACCGCACTGGCCGTGGTAAGGACGAAAACCGAGCCTTCCTCTGCGTTCCCGTGATCATGGAACATGAGGTCATTGGCGCCTTGAGTGCTGACGTTCAGGATCCTGTAGAAACGGAACTTCCCGAAAAACTTCGTTTGTTAGAAATCATCGCCCAGATGCTTGCGGGCGCAGTGAAGTTGCGTCGTCAGGCCCGCGAAGAAAACGAAATCCTGAAGGCGGAAAACGAACGCTTGACCATGGAGCTTAAGGACCGCTTCCAGCCCGACAATATCATCGGGCGCTCCAGCGAAATGCAGCGTGTCTACGCCCAGATTGACCAAGTTTCCAAGAATCCCCTTCCCGTACTGATCGTGGGGGAGGTGGGCACCGGCAAGGGCCTTGTGGCCGAAGCTATCCATTATCGTTCCGACCGCAACACTCATCCCTACATCCGCGTCCATTGCGCCTCCATGCCGGAGTCTGTGCTGGACCGTGAACTTTTCGGAAGTGAACGTGGCGCCTTGGTAGGCGTCCTTACGGAAACCCCGGGCCGTGTGGAACAGGCCGATGGCGGTACGCTGTTCCTGGATGAAGTGGCGGAACTTTCTCCCAACCTTCAGGTGAAACTTTTGCGCCTGCTGCAGGATGGCGAAATGGAACGTGTTGGCGCCCGTTTTTCAAAGAAGGTGAACGTCCGCATCATTGCCGCCACCACCAAGAACTTGCAGCAGATGGTGGCCGAGGGCACCTTCCGCGAAGACCTTTACTACCAGCTCCACATTTCGCCTATCTACGTTCCCGCCCTGCACAATCGCAAGACGGACATCGTCCTTCTGGCTGATCACTTTGTGGAACATTATTGCCGTATCGTGGGTAAGAACGTGCGCCGTCTGGCCCGCACCACCATCAACATGCTCATGAGCTACCCCTGGCCCGGCAACGTCCGCGAGCTTGAAAACGCCATCGAGCGCGCGGTCCTCGTGACCGATGAAGACGTCATCTACCCCCATCACTTCCCGACCACATTGCAGACCGCAGAAACTTCCGGCACTCAGGTGTCCGGCAACCTGAAACTGATGGTGGAAGCCTACGAACGTGACATCATTTGCGATGCCCTCAAGAGTTCCAAGGGCAAGATGGCCGCAGCTGCCCGCAGTCTCTCCACCACGCCCCGCATTCTTACGTACAAAATAAAACAGCTAGGCATAGATCTCGCTGGTTTCGGAAAATAG
- the tyrS gene encoding tyrosine--tRNA ligase, whose translation MQFRPVKEQLDILMRGVIDIVPQDELEKKLQKSYETGVPLRIKMGVDPTAPDVHFGHTVVMRKLRQFQDLGHTVVLIVGDYTAQIGDPSGRNKARPRLTHEQVLENAKEYQEQFFKVVRRDQVEIHYNGEWFSKLDFSKVTELMGQFTVAQMLEREDFHNRYTANTPISLHEFMYPMMQGYDSVAIKSDVELGGTDQKFNVLRGRDLQIFEGMEPQIGLFMPILLGTDGKVKMSKSIGNYVGLNEPADVMYHKIYSLADSIVENWFELLTEIPMEEIKQMMADVASGKMNPNEAKHRLAMDIVTQYYGAEAAEAAAAKEKEIHSGNAIPSDAAECSVAAGSYGALDLLVEVKAFASKGEARRMVQNGGVKIGGEKLADPQAQIEIKGGDQMVIQVGKRKFYKVNF comes from the coding sequence ATGCAATTCCGTCCTGTTAAAGAACAGCTTGATATTTTGATGCGCGGCGTGATCGACATTGTCCCGCAGGATGAACTCGAAAAGAAACTCCAGAAATCCTACGAGACTGGCGTTCCCCTCCGTATCAAGATGGGTGTTGACCCCACTGCACCGGACGTTCATTTCGGCCATACCGTCGTCATGCGCAAGCTCCGCCAGTTCCAGGATCTGGGTCATACCGTCGTTCTGATCGTTGGTGACTACACCGCCCAGATTGGTGACCCCAGCGGCCGTAACAAGGCCCGTCCACGCCTCACCCACGAACAGGTTCTGGAAAACGCAAAGGAATACCAGGAACAGTTCTTCAAGGTTGTGCGCCGTGACCAGGTGGAAATCCACTACAATGGCGAATGGTTCTCCAAGCTGGACTTCAGCAAGGTTACCGAACTTATGGGTCAGTTCACTGTAGCCCAGATGCTGGAACGCGAAGACTTCCACAACCGCTACACTGCAAATACCCCCATTAGCCTTCACGAATTCATGTACCCCATGATGCAGGGCTACGACTCCGTTGCCATCAAGTCCGACGTGGAACTTGGCGGTACCGACCAGAAGTTCAACGTGCTTCGCGGTCGCGACCTTCAGATTTTCGAAGGCATGGAACCCCAGATCGGCCTCTTCATGCCTATCCTCCTGGGTACCGACGGCAAGGTCAAGATGTCCAAGTCCATCGGTAACTACGTGGGCCTCAACGAGCCTGCCGACGTCATGTACCACAAGATCTACAGCCTGGCTGACAGCATCGTTGAAAACTGGTTCGAACTCTTGACCGAAATCCCCATGGAAGAAATCAAGCAGATGATGGCTGACGTGGCTTCCGGCAAGATGAACCCCAACGAAGCAAAGCATCGTCTGGCTATGGACATCGTGACTCAGTACTATGGCGCCGAAGCTGCAGAAGCAGCCGCTGCCAAGGAAAAGGAAATCCATAGCGGTAACGCAATTCCTAGCGATGCTGCCGAATGCTCTGTTGCTGCCGGTTCCTACGGTGCCCTCGACCTCCTGGTGGAAGTCAAGGCTTTCGCCTCCAAGGGTGAAGCCCGCCGCATGGTCCAGAACGGTGGCGTCAAGATCGGTGGCGAAAAGCTGGCTGATCCTCAGGCCCAGATTGAAATCAAGGGCGGCGACCAGATGGTTATCCAGGTGGGTAAGCGTAAGTTCTACAAGGTGAACTTCTAA
- a CDS encoding PfkB family carbohydrate kinase gives MAQEILILGLNPAWQRLFFLDKFTLGEVHRISKVESYASGKGINCGRVLQLLGGTPLLMHFLGSEHGSRIFDELSACGIQQAPVWIKEPTRICTTIVSEGESTELIEPSPLLSEVENEDFIQTLNQYWASTQSVALCGSFPKGFDVDQINSLDFTGKKVFIDAIEGIDAWLAKGVELLKINLDEYCKLCERMGIPLVMSSPQFWKMSATTVLERLPIKNLVVTDEDAPVRAFRLVEGKFQGIQLQPPTIQMKNDIGAGDSFFAGWLLADSQNLSFEERLVKATAVAVARCEVERPWNLKLDRVDELEKSLSEAVEKLE, from the coding sequence ATGGCTCAGGAAATTCTCATTCTCGGTTTGAATCCGGCATGGCAGCGCTTGTTCTTCCTGGACAAGTTCACGCTGGGCGAAGTCCACCGCATTAGCAAGGTGGAATCCTACGCCTCCGGTAAGGGCATCAACTGCGGCCGCGTGCTGCAGTTGCTTGGCGGTACTCCGCTCCTGATGCATTTCTTGGGTTCTGAGCACGGCTCCCGAATCTTTGACGAACTGTCTGCCTGCGGTATCCAGCAGGCTCCGGTGTGGATCAAGGAACCGACCCGCATCTGCACCACCATCGTCAGCGAAGGCGAATCTACAGAACTTATTGAACCGTCTCCGCTCCTTTCTGAAGTGGAAAACGAAGACTTCATCCAGACCTTGAACCAGTACTGGGCTTCCACCCAGAGCGTTGCCCTTTGCGGTTCTTTCCCCAAGGGTTTTGACGTGGACCAGATCAACTCCCTGGACTTCACGGGCAAGAAGGTCTTTATCGACGCTATCGAAGGCATCGACGCCTGGCTCGCCAAGGGTGTGGAACTTCTCAAGATCAACCTCGACGAATACTGCAAGCTTTGCGAACGTATGGGCATTCCTCTGGTGATGAGCAGTCCCCAGTTCTGGAAGATGTCCGCTACCACGGTGCTGGAACGTCTCCCCATCAAGAATCTGGTGGTGACCGATGAAGATGCTCCGGTCCGCGCCTTTAGGCTTGTGGAAGGCAAGTTCCAGGGCATTCAGCTCCAACCGCCGACCATCCAGATGAAGAACGATATCGGTGCAGGCGACTCCTTCTTTGCTGGCTGGCTCCTGGCTGATTCCCAGAACCTTTCCTTTGAGGAACGTCTAGTGAAGGCAACTGCAGTGGCTGTGGCCCGTTGCGAAGTGGAACGTCCCTGGAACCTCAAGCTGGATCGCGTAGACGAATTGGAAAAATCCCTTTCCGAAGCTGTCGAAAAGCTGGAGTAA
- the mqnB gene encoding futalosine hydrolase produces the protein MFPEVSIPENPNNITDKVISLAEGGKNLGCAAILGVGLVEFSANLSALLNRKNELEITSVVLVGICGAFKDRDLQVGDVVRVDSEMVGDLGVEEADGSFTAWSKISGEVKKYDAADPSSAPLWIRNLRGASGISVNCCTGTEATARVRAHLFNADVESMEGAACFSICNAFAVPAYEIRAVSNFVGTRDKSQWEIAEALEKLRELFNYE, from the coding sequence ATGTTTCCGGAAGTGTCTATTCCGGAAAATCCAAACAATATTACGGATAAAGTAATTTCTCTTGCCGAGGGTGGCAAGAACCTAGGCTGCGCCGCAATCTTGGGCGTGGGACTTGTGGAGTTTTCTGCAAACCTTTCCGCCTTGCTTAATCGCAAAAATGAACTTGAAATTACGTCGGTTGTACTAGTGGGGATTTGTGGCGCCTTTAAGGACCGCGACCTGCAAGTGGGTGATGTCGTCCGCGTAGACTCTGAAATGGTGGGCGACTTGGGTGTGGAAGAGGCTGATGGCTCCTTTACCGCCTGGTCTAAAATTTCCGGCGAAGTCAAGAAGTACGATGCCGCCGACCCGTCTTCCGCTCCCCTCTGGATTCGAAACCTGCGGGGCGCCTCGGGCATTTCCGTCAACTGCTGTACCGGAACCGAAGCCACCGCCCGTGTCCGCGCTCATTTGTTCAATGCCGACGTGGAATCCATGGAGGGCGCCGCCTGCTTCTCCATCTGCAATGCCTTTGCTGTTCCCGCCTACGAAATTCGCGCTGTCAGCAACTTTGTGGGGACCCGCGACAAATCCCAGTGGGAAATCGCCGAAGCCCTAGAAAAGCTCAGGGAGCTTTTCAATTACGAATAA
- a CDS encoding 1,4-dihydroxy-6-naphthoate synthase: MRLSLGISTCPNDTYIYEALVHGLENSPFEWDVHFADVQTLNEWIMAGKLDVAKVSAQVYPEIEKDYRCLGCGGAIGYGCGPLLLSSSADSFDGNAPTVLPGANTTAALLFKFWYQKKFGGKPDLQFALFNQVYEGLLSKDYVQGVTIHEHRFTWKRDCLHLLQDLGAFWEQETGTPIPLGISVARRSLGDETIALVENEIRESLKIARGRSELVTPFIDEKAQIEDKKVMEDHINMFVNDFSENVGERGWAALENLWRLSHCE; the protein is encoded by the coding sequence ATGCGCTTGTCTCTCGGAATCTCCACCTGTCCCAACGACACCTACATTTACGAAGCCCTCGTTCATGGCCTCGAAAATTCTCCCTTTGAATGGGATGTCCATTTTGCTGATGTCCAGACCCTGAACGAATGGATCATGGCGGGAAAGCTGGATGTGGCAAAGGTTAGTGCCCAGGTATATCCCGAAATTGAGAAGGATTACCGTTGCCTCGGCTGTGGCGGAGCTATTGGCTATGGGTGCGGCCCGTTGCTTCTTTCCTCTAGCGCCGATTCCTTTGACGGAAACGCCCCTACGGTTCTGCCGGGCGCAAACACCACTGCCGCCTTGTTGTTCAAGTTTTGGTATCAGAAGAAGTTTGGTGGAAAACCTGACCTCCAGTTCGCTTTGTTCAATCAGGTCTACGAAGGTCTCCTCTCCAAGGATTACGTACAAGGTGTGACCATCCACGAACATCGCTTCACCTGGAAGCGGGACTGCCTCCATTTGCTACAGGACCTTGGCGCCTTCTGGGAACAGGAAACGGGAACTCCCATACCCCTTGGCATTTCTGTTGCCCGCCGTTCCCTTGGCGACGAAACCATTGCGCTGGTGGAAAATGAAATTCGTGAAAGTCTGAAAATTGCTCGCGGTCGTTCTGAACTTGTCACACCTTTCATTGATGAAAAGGCTCAAATCGAGGACAAAAAGGTGATGGAAGATCACATCAATATGTTCGTCAATGACTTCTCCGAAAACGTGGGGGAGAGGGGTTGGGCCGCTCTAGAAAACCTGTGGCGGTTATCACATTGTGAATAA